The nucleotide sequence CCGGTCACAGCGTTAAAAAGTGTACTCTTTCCGGCTCCATTTGTGCCGACTATCGTGGCAAAGTCCCCCGGCTCAAGATGAAGTGACACATTTGACAGCGCCTTTTTTTCATTTACGGTTCCCGGAAAAAAGGTCTTGCTAATATTCTCTATCTTAAGCATTCTTTCGCACCTCCAGTTGTCTTTTGTGAACCGCAATACGGCTCTTTACATAAGGTGCGGAAATGGCGATAGTTACGATTATCGCACTTGTGAGCTTCAATGCCTCTGCCGGAAGGTCAAATCTCAGTGCTATTGCCACAATGAGCCTGTAAAGGCAGGAACCAAGTACTACTCCAAAGGTCTTTACAAATATTCCGCCTTTTCTGATGAGTGTCTGACCTATCATAAGTGATGCAAGGGCGATCGTAACCTGACCTGTTCCAAAATTTATATCGGCAGATTTCTGATATTGAGCGATCAGTGCTCCCGCAAGTCCCGTGAGTGAACCTGAAACGCAAAGTCCGACTATTATCGTAAATACAGGATTTATGCTGGAAGCCTTTACCATATTTTCGTTATCACCGGTGGCTCTGATACTGAGTCCCAGCGTTGTATTCAAAAACCAGTTAAGTATGAGGCATAAAAGAATTACGAGGATCGCCATTAATATAAGTTTTGACCCGCTGTGAAACCACTCTGCCTCTGATATTCCGTCAAAGAGTGAAAATACCGTATCTTTCTTGACTATATTTAAATTAGACTTTCTTCCCATAACAAGGAAATTTATGGTATAAAGTCCGGTATTCACTATGATTCCGGCAAGGATAGACTGTACTCCAAGCTTTGTCTGCAAAAATGCTGTTATAAAGCCTGAGATCACCCCTGCTGCCATTGCTGCCGGTAATGCAAGAAAAGGATGTCCTGCTATCGTTACCAGTGCGCCGACTGCACAACCAAGTGTAAAACATCCGTCTGTTGACAGATCTGCAATATTCAATATTGAAAAGGAAATAAAGAGAGCGAGCGCCACAAGTGCATATATGGCGCCCAACTCAAATGATGTAATAATGATCGATGACATAATTATTCAAAATTCTCCGCTGTTGTTACTTCTTTAACTTCTTCACATTTATCAGAAAGTCCGCTGTAATCTAATGAAAGAGCTTCAGCTGTCTCTGAGTTAACAGTTGCGATACCGTTATCAAGCATCTTAACTGCTGTTGAAGCAGGATCAGTACCATTTACAAGGATATCAGCTGCCATATCTGCTGTTGCAGTTCCAAGCTCCTCGTAATTAACGCCATAGCCTAAAAATGCTCCGTTAAGTGCAAATGAATCTGCTCCGCAGTAGTGAGGGATACCTGCATCGATAAATTTCTCATATATTGAAAGCTCAGCTGTCATTATAGTATTATCGGTCGGTGTAAATACAGCCTCTA is from Lachnospiraceae bacterium C1.1 and encodes:
- a CDS encoding ABC transporter permease, whose amino-acid sequence is MSSIIITSFELGAIYALVALALFISFSILNIADLSTDGCFTLGCAVGALVTIAGHPFLALPAAMAAGVISGFITAFLQTKLGVQSILAGIIVNTGLYTINFLVMGRKSNLNIVKKDTVFSLFDGISEAEWFHSGSKLILMAILVILLCLILNWFLNTTLGLSIRATGDNENMVKASSINPVFTIIVGLCVSGSLTGLAGALIAQYQKSADINFGTGQVTIALASLMIGQTLIRKGGIFVKTFGVVLGSCLYRLIVAIALRFDLPAEALKLTSAIIVTIAISAPYVKSRIAVHKRQLEVRKNA